ACGCCCTTCGTGGCGAGCGCGTCCCTGGACGAGCGGCTCACGCGGCGCCGGTACCGGTATTTCTTCCGCGTCTCGAGCCTCCGGCCCTACGTCGCGGTCACCGTCGGGCTCCTCCGCGACCTCGTGCGGCCTGACCGGGTCGCCATCCTGTACTCCTCGACTCCGGGCGCCTCTCAGCTCGCCGCCCGCCAGCGCGAGGCGCTCCAGGCGATCGCCATCGCCGTGCCGCTCTTCGAACCCTTCTCGCCGGGGCTCTCGGACTTCTCGCCGCTCCTCGCCAGGGTCCGGGACCGGAAGATCGATGTCCTGCTCTCCGACGCGTTCTTCGCCGATCACCTCCTCATCGTCCGGCAGATGGCGCAGGGAGGGTGGCGAGTGCCCGGCTTCCTGGGCGCCTTCGGTCTCGAATTCCCGGCCGTCATCCGAGAGCTGGGCGCCGCCGCCGAGGGACTGCTCGGCACGACGTCCTGGCAGCCGGGAGTGTTCGTCCCGGCCGCCCTCGCCGAGTCCCACGCCTTCGTCGACGCGTACCGCGCGCGCTTCGGGCAGGAGCCCGTGCCTCTGAGCATGCACGGCTACGCGGCGGCCCGGACGCTCTTCGCCGCCATGGCCGCCGCGGCGGGGAAGGGCCAGGCGCCCGCCGGCGACACGCTCCGGGACGCGCTGGCCCGGGTCGACGTCGAGACGCCGCTCGGCCGGATCGAGTTCGACGCGCACGGCGACCCCCTCCACTACGCGCGCGTGATCGTCCAGGTCCAGGGGGCCCGCCACGCCGTGGTGTACCCGCCCGCCGCCGCCACGGCGCGCCTCGTCTACCTGCGCCCCTGAGTTGAACTCGGCGGGGGGCTGCGCCCCCCTCCGATTCCTCCCCCAGGAGGTTGCGCGGGCAAAGCCCGCGCTCGGAGCGGAACATCCGGTGGCATGGTGATCAAGTGTGAGCGCGAGGGCCC
This portion of the Candidatus Methylomirabilota bacterium genome encodes:
- a CDS encoding ABC transporter substrate-binding protein, giving the protein MILAVLLAVVLSLVPGGRPAGATDPIAVGEISSRTGLLATQGLAVAQGIQIAADGVNARGGIAGRPIRLLARDDEGKPDRAIAAAEELAGRQRVAALVGGYVDSLIGPVSEVAERTRTPFVASASLDERLTRRRYRYFFRVSSLRPYVAVTVGLLRDLVRPDRVAILYSSTPGASQLAARQREALQAIAIAVPLFEPFSPGLSDFSPLLARVRDRKIDVLLSDAFFADHLLIVRQMAQGGWRVPGFLGAFGLEFPAVIRELGAAAEGLLGTTSWQPGVFVPAALAESHAFVDAYRARFGQEPVPLSMHGYAAARTLFAAMAAAAGKGQAPAGDTLRDALARVDVETPLGRIEFDAHGDPLHYARVIVQVQGARHAVVYPPAAATARLVYLRP